A stretch of Candidatus Krumholzibacteriia bacterium DNA encodes these proteins:
- a CDS encoding glycosyltransferase family 4 protein: MKIAQVTEFFAPWAGGIGEHVAHLSRELVALGHEVHIVTSRHSGRAPVDPALERHTHRFGGAVRFPYNGSVASVTWAPGLPRRLDTLLRREGFDLVHVHNPMTPTLPLLALDRSTALNVGTFHAYHAREHMLALWRRVLQPRLQRLHLALAVSPAAQAAYQRYFGDASFEIVPNGIDLHRFSPNGHVEPPLGEQSLLFVGQLVPKKGLGTLLRAFALLLQEFPRLRLRVVGGGPGLGRQRAALPGALRSRVEFLGEQHGAPLVELYRDCDVFCAPSLGHESFGITLLEAMAAGKPIVASRIPGYLDVVRDGQEALLHQSGDPRDLRDALRRVLTDRGLRRQLVQRSQQRVARYAWPRVAREVEAKYEQLLRERC, translated from the coding sequence ATGAAGATCGCGCAGGTGACCGAGTTCTTCGCTCCCTGGGCGGGAGGCATCGGGGAGCACGTGGCGCATCTCAGCCGCGAGCTCGTCGCCCTCGGACACGAGGTGCACATCGTCACCAGCCGGCACAGCGGGCGCGCTCCGGTGGACCCGGCGCTGGAGCGCCACACCCATCGCTTCGGGGGCGCGGTGCGCTTCCCCTACAACGGCAGCGTCGCCAGCGTCACCTGGGCTCCGGGGCTGCCGCGCCGGCTCGACACGCTGCTCCGCCGCGAAGGTTTCGACCTGGTGCACGTGCACAATCCGATGACGCCGACGCTACCGCTCCTCGCTCTGGATCGGAGTACGGCGCTCAATGTCGGCACCTTCCATGCCTATCACGCCCGGGAGCACATGCTGGCCCTCTGGCGCCGAGTGCTGCAGCCGCGCTTGCAGCGCTTGCACCTGGCGCTGGCGGTATCGCCGGCGGCGCAGGCGGCCTACCAGCGCTACTTCGGCGACGCGAGCTTCGAGATCGTCCCCAACGGCATCGATCTGCACCGCTTCTCCCCCAACGGACACGTGGAGCCGCCGCTGGGTGAACAATCCCTCCTCTTCGTCGGACAGCTCGTACCCAAGAAAGGGCTCGGCACCTTGCTTCGGGCCTTCGCGCTCCTGCTGCAAGAGTTTCCGCGCTTGCGCTTGCGCGTGGTCGGCGGCGGGCCCGGGCTCGGTCGGCAGCGCGCGGCTCTGCCCGGGGCGCTGCGCAGCCGGGTCGAGTTCCTCGGCGAGCAGCACGGCGCGCCGCTCGTGGAGCTCTACCGCGACTGCGACGTCTTCTGCGCCCCGTCGCTCGGGCACGAGAGCTTCGGGATCACCTTGCTCGAGGCCATGGCGGCGGGAAAGCCGATCGTGGCCTCCCGCATTCCGGGCTATCTCGACGTGGTGCGGGACGGTCAGGAGGCGCTGTTGCACCAGAGCGGCGACCCGCGCGATCTGCGCGATGCACTGCGCCGCGTGCTCACCGACCGCGGCCTGCGCCGGCAGCTCGTGCAGCGGTCGCAGCAGCGAGTGGCACGGTACGCCTGGCCGCGCGTGGCGCGAGAGGTCGAAGCGAAGTACGAGCAGCTGCTGCGGGAGCGCTGCTAG
- the mutM gene encoding bifunctional DNA-formamidopyrimidine glycosylase/DNA-(apurinic or apyrimidinic site) lyase encodes MPELPEVETVRRSLERRLLGRRIAAVRVLNPKLRTPLRQASLRRRLVGQNFVGLGRRAKYLLLHLSGSDILVLHLGMSGRLLFVPGAAPLEAHTHVRLGLDDGNELRYRDHRRFGRLFVVRRHLLPRHPLFSHLGPEPLEPGCTAAYFRARSRGVRRPVKNFLMDATVVVGVGNIYASEALHRAGVHPATPAARLTLPRWERVHAAVQSTLQEALRAGGTTLSDFRAADGSAGEFQVQLAVYGRAGEPCGRCGRRLRRIVQAGRSTFYCPGCQR; translated from the coding sequence GTGCCCGAGCTCCCCGAAGTGGAAACGGTGCGCCGGAGTCTCGAACGGCGGCTGCTCGGCCGGCGCATCGCCGCGGTGCGGGTGCTGAATCCGAAGCTACGGACGCCGCTCCGGCAAGCGAGCCTCCGCCGGCGGCTGGTGGGCCAGAACTTCGTCGGTCTCGGGCGGCGAGCGAAGTACCTGCTGCTGCACCTGTCGGGGTCCGACATCCTGGTGCTGCACTTGGGGATGTCCGGCCGTCTCCTGTTCGTGCCGGGGGCGGCGCCGCTCGAGGCGCACACCCACGTGCGGCTCGGTCTCGACGACGGCAACGAGCTGCGTTACCGTGATCATCGCCGCTTCGGCCGGCTCTTCGTGGTGCGGCGTCACCTCTTGCCGCGGCACCCTCTCTTCTCCCACCTCGGACCGGAGCCTCTGGAGCCTGGATGCACGGCGGCTTATTTCCGCGCCCGCAGCCGCGGCGTGCGCCGTCCGGTGAAGAACTTCCTCATGGATGCGACGGTCGTCGTTGGGGTCGGCAACATCTACGCCAGCGAGGCCTTGCATCGGGCCGGCGTGCACCCGGCGACGCCGGCGGCGCGACTCACCTTGCCGCGCTGGGAGCGCGTGCACGCCGCCGTACAAAGCACGTTGCAGGAGGCCCTGCGCGCCGGCGGCACCACGCTCAGCGATTTCCGCGCCGCCGATGGCAGTGCCGGTGAGTTCCAAGTGCAGCTCGCGGTCTACGGCCGCGCCGGCGAGCCGTGCGGGCGCTGCGGCCGGCGCCTCCGCCGTATCGTGCAGGCCGGACGCAGCACCTTCTACTGTCCTGGTTGCCAGCGCTGA